The following nucleotide sequence is from Sphaeramia orbicularis chromosome 24, fSphaOr1.1, whole genome shotgun sequence.
GGTATGAaacaggataaaataataaataaaatagatacaagttaaatagaatagaataaaaactaccatagaATCCactaaaacataagaaaataaacctCTGAAGATCCAGAAGATTAATTCCAGAACTGTAATGAtttagagaatagaatagaatagaatagaatagaatagaatagaatagaatagaatagaatagaatagaatagaatagaatagattggatcttaattgtcactgttacaggaccaatgaaaatctgtttagcagctctgttctattCAGCAGTAaatacttaaagtgcaaaaagacaataaaaatatcacacaaaatactgaaaaatatcagCAACATGCAAAAACTACAAGataaagtataaaataaacaaattctactaaaatatacaagaagCTAACTCTGTATTACAGatcaaataaatatatacagCACATAAGGGTGGATACAGGCAGTATatgtacaaggtaaaattaaaaatgacGCACCTGGGTTGTGATAATTACTCTGAGGTTGGGGTAGAACTGCATTGTTTTAGGGTTAAATATCAGCGTCATAACGGCGTCTCTCTCCTCCGCAGGTCTGGATCAGCTACGCCAAGTTCGAGCTGTCGGTCGACGGCCCCGAGCGTCTGCAGAAATGCCGGCAGATCTTCGAGGAGGCCAACAAGGGCATGAGGAGCTGCGAGGAGAAGGAGGAGCGCCTGATGCTCCTGGAGTCCTGGAGGGACTTCGAGAGGGAGTTCGGCTCCGACGCCGCCAGGGAACGAGTCCGGAAGCTGCTGCCGGAGaaggtgaagaagaggaggaagctgACGGCCGAAGACGGGGTGAGGACACACAGCGTCTACAGAACGCACACTGTGGAtggaaacagctttttttttcataattcagaCCAAACCAGACACCACCgtggctgtttttctttttttttggttttacattaaATCACCTTAAATCCTTCTACATGTGGACCTTAACATTCAGCCTATTGCAGTTGTACAATTACACAGATATTATGATTTGATCCACTTTTATGAATTACAGTGGTGGTGgacaaaagtttttggacaccccatgcatttgtaatatactatatggacaaaagtatgtggacacgttgaatttaggtgtttcttttctaataggggtctaggatacaaaacaataaggactaatgtcagaatattattattattattattattgggataaatatcattacattggttagattggtttaaattatctttgcctctaaaatgcctcagaaatggttttcatgtaatttctcttaacattgattcagttttgtttgtttttttttaatccatgacaatgattttaaatgttctacctctaaatttctaaaatgttttttgtgctttgactgtgaataatgattttctaccacaattaaccatctactttcttcacatctcactgaggaagaaaaatgtcaCATTAAACTTTAGGAAAAAgttatgtttttatctcaaatcagcgtgaacaggacatcttacagctgtagacatgatgtgtcccaatacttttgtccgtatagtttaTATTACATGAAGAATCCCTTTCAAGTCATTGAACTGTGCCAAGTAACCATTCTCTAAACCACTATacttccttctgcacatgctcagttccattgaGGTCAGATCTGGATGTTctagcagataatgaaacacatccaggacatgacatgttgaaactgactagaatttagtttatttttttcgttaaatgcaaaaaagatttttccacaaatatttcatgacaaTATATGAGATTGTGTCAACTTTTCAGGGTGTTGACGACTATATAATTGACAttacacacattcattcatttcaagTCAAAGAAAAATGTACTaattatgtgtacaaggaaccaGTAGCAAagcaaataattaataaatgaaggtgatcaagacaatatcgcaattgccatgtacactagtaataatgaaataaattcagtatgtattgttcaaaaaggagtgggaagaagacaacttattaaatcccacccctatctcacatttatacaacataacgcATTACTTTACTTCCctaatgataaagttacatctgtttagtcctaataatgtaaataacagagtAACCAGGTTAGGAAAgctgatgtatattacacacTTGAAGAGTTCAggtttttaaatgtgttaaaaCGTGTGTGAACTTCCTTTTACTTCTATCATTTTTTCCCTCTCATGTCCAGTCGGACGCAGGCTGGGAGGAATACTACGACTACATCTTCCCCGAAGACTCGGCCAACCAGCCCAACCTCAAACTCCTCGCCATGGCCAAGATGTGGAAGAGACAGCAGGCGGAACATGACGACGACGGCAGCTCCGACAAGGCTCCGGAAAAATCCCCGGAGGCTGAAGAGTCGACGACGACAACATCGACTGAAGAACCGGAGAACGAATCGAACAGGAACACGGAACAGGAGTTCGACGACCGAGACGACGCCGACAGCAGCAGCACcacctccagcagcagcagcagcgaaaGCAGCAGCGAAAGTgacgatgaggaggaggagaagaagagcagGAGCGAAGATGAGGACAAAGACTAGACGTTTTACACAGATGAGTGTGGATTTGGTGTTTATTGTTCATCCTGGAGGCATTTTCTATTTGTACAGAAGCAGCGGATGAGCAGAGTTTAATGTGAGCATGTTTTCTTTGTAATACATCACTTCACAAACTCACTGTCCCGTGGTTTGATTTCGTATTTAACACAGAGGAGGTGACCTGTGACTCTCTGACCGAATCGAAGCAGTCGAATAATAAATATGTACAGTTTGTCAGAGAGTCACAGTCTGCTGTTATTCGATGTCTTCGGGTCTGACAGGATGAGGCAGAGGGATGATGGACTTCTTCTCTGTGTCTCTGGACAAAGCTTTCctcatgtctgaaaacaaaagacGGAGAAACGACTGTCATTTATAAAACACCTTTTACCCAAACATGGAGCTCTGAGTGCTTCACATTAAAACTACAATGTTGAAAATAGGTCAAAGccagtaaaatatgaaaaaaagttaataaaataagTATAAAAAGGAATAAATCGAATTAGTGTGATTAATCCAGGTTTTTTGTTCTATAAACATTATGAAAAATGCCTAAATCACTAAATTCATCTTATTCCTCTGGAGACTTTTCTTGCTCGACAAAAATTCTAAATACAATACATTTGTGTCTTCTAATATTTTAACTctgaatgtgtttctccagttgTACATGTTGTAGTTTTAGTAAAGAATATGTTTTGTTCATGCAGCCAGAAAATGATGAATTAAAATCAGAAATCCTCCGTAAATTTGAGATGAACTGAGATTTAGATTTGGTATATcgaaattcaacaaaataaacagaaaaaaggtccatagaataaaatgaataaaaaaatgcaggaaaaaaaaacctacagttccttaccatcataaaaaaaaaagtgaatataatAAATacccagaataaaaaaaaaaattgttacatatcttttaattatatatttattaaatgtaaaaactaaggccataaaatccagattttaaGAGAAGttctcagactcagctttattggtATTCGATCAATGTtacatgaaaatgaaatgtagttacccaggtctctgtTTTAGCATAGAGgataaagaataaaatctaaaGAGAATACAGATGgtaagtagggtagaataaaactaccgtaataaaatacacaaagaaaaaaattttaaagataaaaaataaataatcttcGATTCCTTTTAAAAATATCTCAAGTGTTTGTCATCCTCTGAGTTTAAGACGTAAAAACACAATCTGTTCTTTTGTGGAAAACATCACAATATTAAAACTGAAGCTATAGGCTGTTCTAGTAGAAACACCTCTGCCCTCTTCTTACCATAAGCGTCCTCATCCGGTTCTCCGTTACTCGCTGAGTAATACTCTATGACCGTCCTGTAGACGCTGTAGCCCAGACGTTTGTACATGTTTACAGCCACCTGATTGGACACTCGTACAAACAGATCCACGAAGAATCCGCCTTTCCTGCAGGACAACGAGGAAACAGCATCAAGCATCTTCACTACGACAGGGTAAAAAAAACATGCTGACTGTTGAACAggttgtttcatagtttttctgaGTCTGGAAAACATTTGGGCTTCCCTTAAAAATATATCATggtgtgatttttttaaattgaaaatgtgAATATAGTTTTAGTCggatatagggaaaaaaaaaaaaaaaaatcacaatattacCAACCACGTTAATGCGTAGtcgttttactgtttgttttttcagaaacgtaaccaaatttttaaaaatatatacaaaggTTTTGCCACCCCAAGTCCTCCCAAAACTCAGATTCTTTTTCCAAACTCACATCTCACTCATCGAGTTATTCAAAATGTCATCTGGTGTTAATTCCAAAGCTTTTAGAGACTCTAACTCCACAAGCACTCagcaataaaatagaatagacctttattgtcactgtcacagcaaCAATGAAAATTCATTTAGCAGCGTTTTTCCTTTAACTCTTGCATATGGTCTTTTGTATAAACAAGTATTACACAAAATAATCCAGGCCTTCAAACAAAGTTCCAGTAAAATAAACCTTTGAGATCATTTTTTTCCTacagaaatgtgtattttttactcatttgtacacaataaaaaattaatagcaaaaatcaaaaatacattaaactgtGCAGATGAGTCAAAAAACACATCCACCTGAACAACAAGAtaacaaaagaaacaaatgactgacaataaaaaactgtctacactcaacaaaaatatgaacgcaccacttttgtttttgctcccatttttcatgagctgaactcaaagatctaaaactttttctacgaacacaaaaggcctatttctctcaaatattgttcataaatttgtctaaatctgtgttagtgagcacttctcctttgtcctttgctgagataatccatccacctcacaggtgtggcagatcaagatgctgattagacagcaggattattgcacaggtgtgacttaggctggccacaataaaaggccactctaaaatgtgcacttttactgtattgggtggtccaggggggtcagaaaaccagtcagtatttggtgtgaccaccattttcctcacacagtcttcttcatgaattctctgaaacagctttggagatggcttatggtagagaaatgaacattcagttcacaggcaaaagctctggtggagattcctgaagtcagcatgaccagtgcatattccctcaaaacttgtgacatctgtggtattgtgctgtgtgataaaactgcacattttggagtggccttttattgtggccagcctaaggcacacctgtgcaaaaatcctgctgtctaatcagcatcttgatatgccacacctgtgaggtggatggattatctcagcaaagaagaagtgttcactaacacaaatttagacagatttgtgaacaatatttgagagaaataaaccttgtgtgttcacagaaaaagttttagatctttgagttcagctcatgaaaaatgggagcaaaaacaaaagtggtgcgtttatatttttgttcagtgtatatatacatatatatagatatatagatatgtatGGATGTTAAAGTGAGATTTGATGGTAATTGTAAATGGAAAGAAAAGCTCACTACAAACTAATGATTACCACCCAAGTAATATACAATATCGCATTAGTACAATAAACTGAAGAACGATGACTGTCTACATTTTGAAGATCTCAACTCACATTCAGCTAATTGTCAGACATACATTTAGGAAAGCATGTCATCAGTGGTTTGCAGGATGTACGAACCTCTCGGAGATTTCCTCCAACATCTCCATCAGTTTGGCTGCGAGGCCCAGTCTTCTGAACTCAGGGGCGACGGACAGAGCTGTCACATGACCGTGCCACTCCTCCCTCGCCACTGATCCTTCTGCCTTCCCCATGACTGAAAGAAATAcaccaaaaacatgtttaaccctttcatgcacgaattatgagaaccttaatcaaaattttttcctgagtgtttttattcctctttaggcttgaaaaaaataatgtgactgaaaactttcttctgaaaaataaatttaaaaaataagaataaaataaaaataattttttaaaaattaaaaaatacataaaaaaaaaaatacagaaaaaaaaaaatcttatgaacctatttttcatgaagttgcaaaaatgtccactcagctggacaccatgcgtttaatttttaaagcacagaaacatgtatttactgataaatagtgtgaaaactatgggtaacgcttgtgattctgggggtttatgctcaggagagatctacataatgttaccaattcatgtcagaaaagatatgtagtgtcttaaaactctgataaacatatgtgtaaaaaaaaaaaaaacaacgaaaagaacaacaaaatccatgaatatacaagaaaacagctgtagaatagctgtccactgtagtgaccagaaagggttaaaatcaaacTATAGATCTGAAGCTTACTGCATTCACTAACAAGATTCTAATTACATAAAGCATTTTTATTAGAGTTCTTTAATGTGCTTCCTACTtcctgaagtgttttttttttttttaagtgtgtatGATTAATTAATAAACTCACTGTAGCCCATCAGTTCACCTCCAGGAGCCTCAGCCACAATGAAATACTCTGGCCAGTGAGCCAGGTACTGCAGGTAAAAGGGGATCCCATActgaggtcaaaggttaaagacCATCACAGACTACTATTACACAGAACTAACATATCTATGACAACAACATTTATAAAATACTACataaactagagctgcaaccgattaatcgactcaaattctCCTGAatgaaagctttgtttccttcatttctctgttgttaaacattggttccactgttgtgtttcacacggacgcttattgtgacgcacaaagaagcttcaattcaggaaaactgcaacagaatatctcccttcaatcaattcaagtcgattaatcggttgcagctctaacatAAACTATAAGAGAACACATGGGAAGTTAAAGGACAAGGAGGATAAAAACAGtccaaaaaagttaaataaatattgCTGTAAGtagcataaaattaaaaaatacttaaataattTGCAGCATTTTTCTTCTAATAAAGGATACAGTCTCTGTCAAAGGATCCAAGTTACTGTgggacagaaaaacagaaaagttaGATTAAAACTGAGGAAATGAATGCCATTTCTTATCCAGTTTAAACATATTCTTACACAGATTGATGTTGGTGTCATGAACATGTCTCACCAAACctcactgtaaaactgatctaaccctttgatgcatgaattatgagaaccttagtcaagattttttttttcttgagtgttttaattcgtctttacgcatgaaaaaaacagtgtgattgaaatttttttaatgaacacatttttttatagttacaaaaatgtccactcaactggacaccatgtgcttaatttttgaagcaaagaaacttgtatttaaaacgcgataacagaaagtgatattctgtgtgaaaaatatgaaataaaaacatttctaatgcagctaatctaatgttttctcccattttagcatactctaaaaCAACttattactgacttcatggagataatgtgcaaaaaaacctttttgtttaacaaaactgttaataACAGTCTAATGTCAATGAGCAATAAATTCacactcaaacatcttactgcaaatcaggtttatcaagaacagcaaagttacagtaatggtatttgTGAtactgcataagtgtccactgtcttggctgatatgcaactaaaacaacaaaatccatgaatatacaagagaacagctgtagaatagctgtccactgcagtgaccactatgcatgaaagggctaaatgTAATCAATGATCTACTTCAAGTAAAACTTCAAAGAAATGTCACTAAACACTGACCATATTCATATCCTTTTACATACAAAGGTGTGTTGTATacatgtaacctgtgactgaaaaaactcaataaaataagttggggggaaaaaaacactgaTCAAATTTACATTTAATGATAGTTTCTAATACATTCGGCACAActgaacctgaaaaaaatatcataaatCACAATTAGGCTAAAACTGTTTGATAACTTCACCAAAACTCAACTGTTCATAAATCTGCTGATCtaataacaaaaacatgaacacatGGCATTATGCTACATATGCGCCGGTGTATTCAAAGCAAAGAGACCATTTTAAAAACGATAAAATGAATGTTGACACTAGGGCGtattataataatgaaaataaatcctTAAATTGTTATAATAGTGAACACATATCGGTGTACGGAGCAAAAGCAGCTTTAACCATCACACGGTTAGCATAAGGCTAATGGGCTACTCACACAAAACACGGGATTTGTGGAAATTTTACGTCACCCAAATATCACATGTCTGTTTAATAATATCAACAGACAAAGAAACATAAAACTGCAAAGAATATTCTTACAtattgttgaatttaaacagatcATCGCAGGTAAAAGGTCTTAATGTTGTCATCTTTGCTAGCAGCTCTGTGGACATACAGGAAGTGACGTACACTTTCCCCTTCCAGAAGACAGCAGCGCCATCTGTCGATCAGGAGGTATTCATGTTATTTAAACAGAAAATACAACTATTTATTATTTTCCTTGTTTCTGTTTCAAACGTTTTTAACTTCATAAAACTATGTTAAGTTCTTCATTCTTTCCTTGTTATTTCACACCTTCTATTTCCACGTTTCCTCGGCATAAATTAAGTTTTGTTTAATCTCGTATGACCAACTTTCAGCCATGTAAAGACCGTTTAATTTTTCCtacaaatgtataaaaaaatacatatttttttaattaatctattgtgtcttttttaaaatatttttttcgcTTTCtgcatgatatattttactacaaaagaaaaaaaatagatattATTGTGAAAGGTTGACCGGATGTAGGTTGTTTTATTATAGCTAACTTCCGTTCAGTAGCCTTGGTACATCTGCTGCTATTCAAGGACTTTGTTAGTTTTATTCGCCTCAATTGACAAACGATTATGAACTGTCATAAAGTATAAATCGTTATCGGTTTGTATCTTTAGCTCTGTTGTTCTCAGCCCACAGCGCAGTCGGTGTTTTATGTTTTCAAAAACGTAGCTAATGTTGCTAATGCTAACCGGCTGTCTGTCCTCATGGTTCTgtttaaaccaaacaaacaaactttagtgtttttagttttatttaatcacAACCAGGCAGGATGGGAGCGTTTGTCGGCGTTAAAACATCATATTTAATCAGCAGATCCTTCATTCGTCCTGTCAGCCCTTCAGCAGCAGGTGAGAAAAGCAGCTCATTGATCACTGATTAGAGTTTAGATGGATTGATCCTGGAAACTTGGTTATAACAGGTTTAATGGGTTTTATGTGTCATTAAAgttttattgatttaaaaaaaaactaacatgcATAAAAGGTAAACATTTTAAAAGTGCAGGAACTTCATTTGTTGGACATTTGTATAAACTGTTTTTGCAAAAATAGTCTCACTCACTGAATAATATCACTTAGTATTCATGTACTTAACATGTAATTCCTGTAAAATAAACTTCTGACTTCTTCCCTGAAGAATATTGAgatatttgttcaaaatattgaaaatcaGTCATTATTCTGAGATACTGAGTCCAAATCTTGACATTCAAGTCATTATTTGgggaatatatttatttatttatttatttatttttatttttatttttatttatttattttttttatttatttatttatttttttttccccaataaatctggagtcattatttattagttttccATTTCATTGTGGATGAGGAGACTTCAGCATCTATGACATAGTCAGATAAACTAAAAGCGTAATTTAATTGTCTGTTTTTGTGACATAGTGTCCTGTGGTGTGACACATAAGacataaaattataaaatgatgccttagtataaaaaaaaaatgatgcatgATCACCACTCACCTTATAGTGGTGTCACTTTCAACGGTTTCTAAAAGTGTGCAAAgtttcacttgtattttttgaCTCTAACAAGTTTGAGTTGCACTTTATATAATTTCATAACAACTGAATAATAGGACATGAATATAAATGTCTACCAGATGAGTTTCTGTTGCGCTGTACACATGTATTCTTTATTAGGGACAGGTATTTTAAGAAAAACACTCTTGAATTATCGTGTTTTCCAGCAGAACTGTGAGTGTTTTATAGCTGTGCTCAGTAAAGACATGAAATATTCCAATTGTTTGTGTGGTTTTAGGTTCATCCCATTCTGTTTGTCTATACTGGTTGGTTAGATGCAGATCAGATCATATTTTATGACTAATTCATGCAgtaaattttaatatttcaaagggttcacatactttttcttgccACTGTATATTTAAGGCAGGATGATAGCGACATGAACTTGAATTTTGTATACTATAATTATAATATAAGTAATAGTTACATATCATTATATAATCCCAGGTTTTGATTACACCAATTttcgtcctgttttttttttttgtcacacttGACTTGAGTACAGATTTATGTCACGTTAGACTAAATTTTTTAAGAGATAAGACACACTGACAACTATTTTTACTTCTGAACTTTTATCGGAATTCAtgtagacaaaaaaaattaaattggatTAAAAACAAATCTAGGTTTAATATTTGGCCATTCTGCGCTGGTGTATCTGATAATAAACTCCACAGCATTAACTTCACATTAGCGTACATTTAATTTATAAGGAACCTCTGGAGAATGTCTGGCTGTGATCTACCTTTAACTGATCAGAATATGTTCTTTACCATTTCGTGTTCATCATCAGTGCGATGGAGACCCGCTCAGCTCCGCCTCTTCTGCAGCAGCTCATCGCCCGACGAGCAGAAGCCCCGTCCCTCCATGCTACGTCACCTGACCTCCAAAATCAAGGCGACGGGTCCGATCACGGTAGCGGAGTACATGAGGGAGGTCCTGACCAATCCTGTGACGGTGAGCGGTGAGAGCTGAATGGACTCAACCTGCTGCCGGTCGCTGCCTCTCAGACTGACTGTCGCCTCTTTCAGGGTTACTACGTGAAGAACAGCATGCTGGGAGCTGACGGAGACTTCATCACATCACCGGAGA
It contains:
- the naa20 gene encoding N-alpha-acetyltransferase 20 yields the protein MSTELLAKMTTLRPFTCDDLFKFNNINLDPLTETYGIPFYLQYLAHWPEYFIVAEAPGGELMGYIMGKAEGSVAREEWHGHVTALSVAPEFRRLGLAAKLMEMLEEISERKGGFFVDLFVRVSNQVAVNMYKRLGYSVYRTVIEYYSASNGEPDEDAYDMRKALSRDTEKKSIIPLPHPVRPEDIE